In Paeniglutamicibacter kerguelensis, one genomic interval encodes:
- a CDS encoding multicopper oxidase family protein: MQPLSRRSALILVSVGAAATATGAAGLLWGSGVQSVHGQELEEPQTLRSADGRLQLTLSAALGKVKIAGKDATALSYNGSLPGPTLFLRAGDRLNVTLENRLRDPTNLHMHGLHVSPQGNGDNPLLSVGPGTSFDYEYQLPADHPPGVYWYHPHHHGLVADQIFGGLYGAIVIQDPQPIPTSRERVLVISDISLTPGGRIAAVSVMEKMMGREGNMVLVNGQLNPRLAARPGERERWRVINACTGRYLKLRLDGQSLQLLGLDSGRFRVPAKADEVLLAPGNRADLLVTAQAGTAVLRALPVDRGSIGPMMGGNGPLRSSAGRSGAVLATFTVAGAPVAPLAPVPEQQAPRDLRSEPVAARRELVFAMGMGMGPGTGMMDFTINGKSFDPARVDTTVSAGGVEEWTLRNTSLMDHPVHLHVWPMQVIEQAGLPVATPRWQDVVNVPARSSVRVRIAFDDFTGKTVYHCHILDHEDAGMMGLLEAR; encoded by the coding sequence CAGGAGCTGGAAGAACCGCAGACCCTACGAAGTGCCGATGGCCGGCTTCAACTTACGCTTTCAGCAGCCTTGGGGAAGGTAAAGATCGCCGGCAAGGATGCCACTGCACTGTCCTATAACGGTTCCCTGCCCGGTCCCACCCTGTTCCTCCGGGCCGGAGACCGGCTGAACGTGACGCTGGAGAACCGGCTGCGGGACCCGACGAACCTGCACATGCACGGGCTGCATGTTTCCCCGCAGGGCAACGGCGACAATCCGTTGCTTTCCGTTGGCCCCGGCACGTCCTTTGACTACGAGTACCAGCTGCCGGCGGATCACCCGCCGGGAGTGTACTGGTACCACCCGCATCACCACGGCTTGGTCGCCGACCAGATTTTCGGCGGGCTGTATGGAGCCATCGTCATCCAGGATCCCCAGCCCATCCCGACGAGTAGGGAACGGGTTCTGGTGATCTCCGATATTTCCCTGACTCCGGGCGGAAGAATCGCCGCAGTGTCGGTGATGGAGAAAATGATGGGCCGGGAAGGCAACATGGTCCTCGTCAACGGGCAGCTGAACCCGCGCCTGGCGGCCCGGCCGGGCGAGCGAGAACGGTGGAGGGTCATCAATGCCTGCACCGGCCGGTACCTGAAGCTTCGCCTGGATGGTCAGTCGCTGCAACTGTTGGGTCTGGACTCCGGCCGCTTCAGGGTCCCCGCCAAAGCCGACGAGGTGCTGCTGGCACCGGGAAACAGGGCCGATCTGTTGGTCACCGCCCAGGCAGGCACTGCTGTGCTGCGGGCACTGCCCGTCGACAGGGGAAGCATAGGCCCGATGATGGGCGGCAATGGGCCTCTGCGCTCTTCGGCTGGCCGATCCGGGGCGGTCCTGGCGACCTTCACCGTTGCAGGTGCACCCGTTGCCCCCCTCGCTCCTGTCCCCGAGCAGCAGGCGCCGCGGGACCTCCGGTCCGAGCCGGTCGCCGCCCGGCGCGAACTGGTCTTCGCCATGGGCATGGGCATGGGGCCGGGCACCGGGATGATGGATTTCACCATCAACGGCAAGTCCTTCGACCCGGCAAGGGTCGATACCACTGTTTCGGCCGGCGGCGTCGAGGAATGGACGCTGCGGAACACCAGCCTTATGGACCACCCCGTGCATCTGCATGTGTGGCCCATGCAGGTCATCGAACAGGCAGGCCTTCCCGTGGCCACCCCCCGGTGGCAGGACGTGGTCAACGTTCCGGCTCGCAGCAGCGTCAGGGTTCGGATCGCCTTCGATGACTTCACCGGAAAAACCGTTTACCACTGCCACATTCTGGATCACGAGGACGCCGGGATGATGGGACTGCTGGAAGCGCGATGA
- a CDS encoding DUF305 domain-containing protein, with protein sequence MKRLTLISATALAAALALTGCATDTGTNPATTPGVVPGSMSASPSAETAAPADHNSADAMFARMMIPHHEQAVEMSELMLAKDGIDPAITDLAEGIKAAQGPEIKTMTGWLSAWGEPAAMSGGHGMQGMMSQDDMAALQAAQGTEAARLFLTQMIAHHKGAIKMAQDEIANGSNPDAVAQAEKMARDQSAEIDKMKELLAGL encoded by the coding sequence ATGAAACGCCTGACCCTTATTTCGGCAACCGCTCTTGCTGCCGCCCTGGCACTGACCGGCTGCGCCACCGACACCGGAACGAATCCCGCCACCACGCCCGGCGTGGTCCCTGGCTCCATGTCCGCGTCCCCGTCCGCCGAAACCGCTGCGCCCGCCGATCACAACAGCGCCGATGCGATGTTCGCCCGAATGATGATCCCGCACCACGAGCAGGCCGTGGAAATGAGTGAACTGATGCTCGCCAAGGACGGCATCGACCCGGCGATCACCGACCTGGCCGAAGGCATCAAGGCCGCCCAGGGACCGGAAATCAAGACCATGACCGGCTGGCTCAGCGCCTGGGGAGAACCCGCCGCCATGTCCGGGGGCCATGGGATGCAGGGCATGATGAGTCAGGACGACATGGCCGCCCTGCAAGCAGCCCAGGGAACCGAGGCCGCCAGGCTCTTTTTGACCCAGATGATTGCGCACCACAAGGGCGCCATCAAGATGGCCCAGGACGAAATCGCCAACGGGTCCAACCCGGACGCCGTCGCCCAGGCAGAAAAAATGGCCCGGGACCAGAGTGCGGAAATCGACAAAATGAAGGAACTGCTGGCCGGCCTCTGA